From the Clavibacter phaseoli genome, one window contains:
- a CDS encoding pilus assembly protein TadG-related protein, translating to MAGDDGSILPLVIASCALGLAVILMVSAASSLYLERVRLFSLADAAALAGAESFDVDGASPAPIAVDDDGVALPPLTDDGVASTVAAFLADEPTAGIHDLHVDGATTPDGRSARVTLSAMWIPPVASLFAPDGVRIDVTSTARTVLVGPGAAPVGPAGGG from the coding sequence GTGGCCGGGGACGACGGCTCGATCCTTCCCCTCGTCATCGCCTCGTGCGCGCTCGGTCTCGCCGTGATCCTCATGGTCTCGGCCGCGTCCTCGCTCTACCTCGAGCGCGTGCGCCTCTTCTCGCTGGCGGACGCTGCGGCGCTGGCCGGCGCGGAGTCCTTCGACGTCGACGGGGCCAGCCCTGCGCCGATCGCGGTCGACGACGACGGCGTCGCGCTCCCGCCCCTCACGGACGACGGCGTCGCCTCCACGGTCGCGGCGTTCCTCGCGGACGAGCCGACCGCAGGCATCCACGACCTGCACGTCGACGGCGCCACGACGCCGGACGGCCGCAGCGCGCGCGTCACGCTGTCCGCCATGTGGATCCCGCCCGTCGCGTCCCTGTTCGCCCCCGACGGCGTGCGCATCGACGTCACGAGCACCGCCCGCACCGTGCTCGTGGGGCCGGGCGCGGCGCCCGTCGGACCCGCCGGAGGCGGGTGA
- a CDS encoding type II secretion system F family protein, producing the protein MTGIESWGAVLGLVAGVGLWTMMAAVPRFRRARLLDRVAPHVLDVSEGARQHLALTAVHPLPVLGTLGAPAVIPLRHGLARVLGGAERIERLLGQSGSTEDVERHRSRQLVGVVLGTAAGIVVAALVGGAALLAGGLPQTQLLVVPVVAAVAGLVACDTALERRAKRRVARIAAELPTVLEFLALSLAAGEGLLDALRRVARVGSGELAGELGRVVADVGTGIPVTRAFDDLARRLAMPPVSRLVDQLAGSLERGTPLAEVLRAQAQDAREVAKRELLESAGRKEVGMLVPLVFLILPLTIVFALFPGVFVLQLGL; encoded by the coding sequence ATGACGGGGATCGAGTCCTGGGGCGCCGTCCTCGGCCTCGTCGCGGGGGTGGGCCTCTGGACGATGATGGCCGCGGTGCCGCGGTTCCGTCGCGCCCGCCTGCTGGACCGCGTCGCCCCGCACGTCCTCGACGTCTCCGAGGGCGCGCGTCAGCACCTCGCCCTCACCGCCGTCCACCCGCTGCCCGTGCTCGGGACGCTCGGCGCCCCGGCGGTCATCCCGCTGCGGCACGGCCTCGCGCGCGTGCTCGGCGGCGCCGAGCGCATCGAGCGGCTGCTCGGCCAGTCCGGCTCGACCGAGGACGTCGAGCGGCACCGGTCGCGCCAGCTCGTGGGCGTCGTCCTCGGCACCGCCGCGGGCATCGTCGTCGCCGCGCTGGTGGGCGGCGCCGCCCTCCTGGCGGGCGGCCTGCCGCAGACGCAGCTGCTCGTCGTGCCCGTTGTCGCGGCGGTCGCCGGTCTGGTCGCCTGCGACACCGCGCTGGAGCGGCGCGCGAAGCGACGGGTCGCGCGCATCGCGGCCGAGCTGCCCACCGTGCTCGAGTTCCTGGCGCTCAGCCTCGCCGCGGGGGAGGGCCTGCTCGACGCCCTCCGTCGCGTCGCCCGCGTGGGCTCCGGCGAGCTCGCGGGGGAGCTGGGCCGCGTGGTCGCCGACGTCGGCACCGGGATCCCCGTCACCCGCGCCTTCGACGACCTCGCGAGGCGGCTGGCGATGCCGCCCGTGTCGCGTCTCGTCGACCAGCTCGCCGGATCCCTGGAGCGCGGCACCCCGCTCGCCGAGGTCCTCCGCGCGCAGGCCCAGGACGCGCGCGAGGTCGCCAAGCGCGAGCTCCTCGAGAGCGCCGGCCGCAAGGAGGTGGGGATGCTCGTGCCGCTGGTGTTCCTGATCCTCCCGCTCACCATCGTCTTCGCCCTGTTCCCCGGCGTGTTCGTCCTGCAGCTCGGGCTGTAG
- a CDS encoding type II secretion system F family protein has protein sequence MSVALGLAFGAGLLLLISPRLWPASPDGSGRARGLTASVHDRLTHAGLGRVSVSSFLAVSALVGLAAGVLVEAILRVDGAALAAAATGLVLPWAVVGARSASRRRAHREVWPDVVDHLVSAVRAGMGLPDAVASLAVAGPAGLRPAFQEFASVHRTTGSFAVALDELKDRLADPTADRILETLRMAREVGGTQLPDVLRGLARFLREEAAIRSEAEARQSWVVNAAKLGVAAPWIILALLSTRSEAVAAYDTPAGTVVIVVGLVVSAVAYRVMLALGRLPEDRRWFA, from the coding sequence GTGAGCGTCGCCCTCGGCCTCGCGTTCGGCGCGGGGCTGCTGCTCCTGATCTCGCCGCGCCTGTGGCCGGCCTCTCCCGACGGATCCGGTCGCGCACGCGGGCTGACCGCGTCCGTGCACGACCGCCTCACCCATGCAGGGTTGGGTCGGGTCTCGGTCAGCTCGTTCCTCGCCGTCTCCGCCCTGGTCGGGCTCGCGGCCGGCGTCCTGGTGGAGGCGATCCTCCGCGTGGACGGCGCCGCGCTCGCCGCCGCGGCGACGGGCCTGGTGCTCCCGTGGGCGGTGGTGGGCGCGCGTTCCGCGTCGCGTCGCCGCGCGCACCGCGAGGTGTGGCCCGACGTCGTCGACCACCTCGTGAGCGCGGTGCGAGCGGGAATGGGCCTGCCGGATGCGGTGGCCTCGCTCGCCGTGGCGGGGCCCGCAGGGCTGCGACCCGCGTTCCAGGAGTTCGCATCCGTCCACCGCACCACGGGCAGCTTCGCCGTGGCGCTCGACGAGCTCAAGGACCGGCTCGCGGATCCCACGGCCGACCGCATCCTCGAGACGCTGCGGATGGCGCGCGAGGTGGGCGGCACGCAGCTGCCGGACGTGCTCCGCGGGCTCGCCCGGTTCCTCCGCGAGGAGGCCGCGATCCGGAGCGAGGCGGAGGCCCGGCAGTCGTGGGTCGTGAACGCGGCCAAGCTCGGCGTCGCGGCGCCGTGGATCATCCTGGCGCTGCTCTCGACCCGCTCGGAGGCGGTCGCCGCCTACGACACTCCCGCGGGCACCGTGGTCATCGTGGTCGGGCTCGTGGTGTCCGCCGTCGCCTACCGCGTGATGCTCGCCCTCGGGAGGCTGCCGGAGGACCGGAGGTGGTTCGCATGA
- a CDS encoding pyridoxal-phosphate dependent enzyme, with amino-acid sequence MDERLRLWTQETPVHPVPRLAEALGLHPERLLMKRDDLIGWGGGGNKARKLERSLGRAVARGVSTVLTTGAAQSNHARMTAAAGAALGLDVVLVLEGQEVAARGNVLLDGLYGARIEWSGDEPTDSRAASVVAELEAAGTRVHRVAFGGSDAHSVQGFVDAGHELTGQVGEVDHVVAALGSGGTMAGLVEALGPERVLGVHCGAVAEPRAVVAGFLAERGTGIRADALRIDEGRVGSGYGHLTDEARDALVLVARTTGILLDPTYTARAAAGLAAAVSEGSIGPDDLVVLWHSGGIPGLFGHADLGA; translated from the coding sequence GTGGACGAACGCCTCCGCCTCTGGACCCAGGAGACCCCCGTGCACCCGGTCCCCCGCCTCGCGGAAGCGCTCGGCCTGCACCCCGAGCGGCTCCTGATGAAGCGCGACGACCTCATCGGCTGGGGCGGCGGCGGCAACAAGGCGAGGAAGCTCGAGCGCTCGCTCGGCCGGGCCGTCGCGCGCGGGGTCAGCACGGTGCTCACCACGGGCGCCGCGCAGAGCAACCACGCGCGCATGACCGCGGCGGCCGGCGCGGCGCTCGGCCTCGACGTCGTGCTGGTCCTCGAGGGCCAGGAGGTCGCGGCGCGCGGCAACGTGCTGCTCGACGGGCTGTACGGCGCGCGCATCGAGTGGTCGGGTGACGAGCCGACGGACTCGCGCGCCGCGTCCGTCGTCGCGGAGCTCGAGGCGGCCGGCACGCGCGTGCACCGGGTGGCGTTCGGCGGATCCGACGCGCACTCCGTGCAGGGCTTCGTCGACGCGGGCCACGAGCTCACCGGGCAGGTGGGCGAGGTCGACCACGTCGTCGCCGCCCTCGGCTCCGGCGGCACGATGGCCGGGCTCGTCGAGGCGCTGGGGCCCGAGCGCGTCCTCGGCGTCCACTGCGGGGCGGTCGCCGAGCCGCGCGCCGTGGTCGCGGGGTTCCTCGCGGAGCGCGGCACGGGGATCCGCGCGGACGCCCTGCGCATCGACGAGGGCCGCGTCGGCTCCGGCTACGGGCACCTCACGGACGAGGCGCGGGACGCGCTCGTGCTCGTGGCGCGCACGACGGGGATCCTCCTCGACCCCACCTACACGGCCCGCGCCGCGGCCGGGCTGGCGGCAGCCGTGAGCGAGGGATCCATCGGGCCGGACGACCTGGTCGTCCTCTGGCACTCGGGCGGCATCCCGGGGCTCTTCGGCCACGCCGACCTCGGCGCCTGA
- a CDS encoding cation diffusion facilitator family transporter, which translates to MGSGSHDHGAATTDRRRLVAAIAITATVLVVEVVGALVSGSLALLADAGHMTSDLLGLGIALVATIVAARPATDRHTFGFQRGEVLGALVNGLILSGVAVYVAVQGIQRLLAPEGPEVDPGIMLLAACIGLVANIGALLVLRGGAGRSINMRGAYLEVLGDAFGSVATIIAGVVIAVTGFGRADAIASLVIAALIVPRAVVLLRDVVRVLNESTPVGTEPERIRAHLLETPGVTAVHDVHVWAITSGSPVFTAHVVVEQEVFREGRTGELLDRLSGCLDDHFDVEHSTFQLEPEEHAGHEHRHHV; encoded by the coding sequence ATGGGTTCCGGATCGCACGACCACGGCGCGGCCACGACCGACCGTCGCCGCCTCGTCGCCGCCATCGCGATCACCGCCACCGTCCTCGTGGTCGAGGTCGTCGGCGCGCTCGTCTCCGGGTCGCTGGCGCTGCTCGCCGACGCGGGCCACATGACGAGCGACCTGCTGGGCCTCGGCATCGCCCTGGTCGCCACCATCGTCGCCGCCCGTCCCGCGACCGACCGGCACACCTTCGGCTTCCAGCGCGGCGAGGTCCTCGGCGCCCTCGTCAACGGGCTGATCCTCTCGGGCGTCGCCGTCTACGTCGCGGTGCAGGGCATCCAGCGGCTGCTCGCGCCGGAGGGCCCCGAGGTCGACCCGGGCATCATGCTGCTCGCGGCCTGCATCGGCCTGGTCGCCAACATCGGGGCGCTCCTGGTGCTCCGCGGGGGAGCGGGGCGCTCGATCAACATGCGCGGCGCCTACCTCGAGGTGCTCGGCGACGCCTTCGGGTCCGTCGCCACGATCATCGCGGGCGTGGTGATCGCGGTCACCGGCTTCGGGCGCGCGGACGCCATCGCCTCGCTCGTCATCGCCGCGCTCATCGTGCCGCGGGCGGTCGTGCTGCTGCGCGACGTCGTGCGCGTGCTGAACGAGTCCACGCCCGTGGGCACCGAGCCCGAGCGGATCCGCGCCCACCTGCTCGAGACCCCCGGCGTCACGGCGGTCCACGACGTGCACGTCTGGGCCATCACGTCCGGGTCGCCTGTCTTCACCGCGCACGTCGTGGTAGAGCAGGAGGTGTTCCGCGAGGGCCGCACGGGCGAGCTGCTCGACCGGCTGTCCGGCTGCCTCGACGACCACTTCGACGTCGAGCACAGCACCTTCCAGCTGGAGCCCGAGGAGCACGCCGGGCATGAGCACCGCCACCACGTCTGA
- a CDS encoding TadE/TadG family type IV pilus assembly protein, with the protein MRDDRGSAPAEFVMVGALLVVLALSVVQLALALHVRTTVLDAAAEGARTAALAGATRADGIERTRELITTAVGPRYAEDVTAGTGTVLGHAVVSVTVRTTLPLVGLLGVDRGLEVTGHAAVERLG; encoded by the coding sequence ATGCGCGACGACCGCGGCTCGGCACCCGCCGAGTTCGTCATGGTCGGGGCTCTCCTGGTCGTCCTCGCCCTGTCGGTGGTGCAGCTCGCGCTGGCGCTGCACGTGCGGACGACCGTGCTGGATGCGGCCGCCGAGGGGGCGCGCACGGCCGCGCTCGCCGGGGCCACCCGCGCCGACGGCATCGAGCGCACACGCGAGCTGATCACCACGGCCGTGGGGCCGCGCTATGCGGAGGACGTCACCGCGGGCACGGGCACCGTGCTCGGTCACGCGGTCGTGAGCGTCACGGTGCGGACGACGCTCCCCCTCGTCGGCCTCCTCGGCGTCGACCGCGGGCTGGAGGTGACGGGGCATGCGGCCGTGGAGCGCCTGGGCTGA
- a CDS encoding DedA family protein has protein sequence MHPLLFDFLDSTTLIESFGGFALIGICLIIFAETGLLFGFLFPGDTLLVIAGLTLPGITGIDIWWVCLAIAFSAFAGGEVGYLIGHKAGPRVFERKDSGIFSRQNVVRTNAFFARFGGLAVIAARFVPIVRTFAPIAAGVGHMDYRKYSLYNAIGALIWGAGLTFLGHLLNGFPPIRDFVTHYIDYVLLGAVFVTVVPAAIHFLRARKHARDEEAAGVTHDGEDLALTREEFDQDPSNDPRR, from the coding sequence GTGCATCCCCTGCTCTTCGACTTCCTCGACTCGACGACCCTCATCGAGTCGTTCGGGGGATTCGCCCTCATCGGGATCTGCCTGATCATCTTCGCCGAGACCGGCCTGCTGTTCGGGTTCCTGTTCCCCGGCGACACGCTCCTCGTCATCGCGGGCCTGACCCTCCCCGGGATCACCGGCATCGACATCTGGTGGGTCTGCCTGGCGATCGCCTTCTCGGCGTTCGCGGGCGGCGAGGTCGGCTACCTCATCGGCCACAAGGCGGGACCGCGGGTCTTCGAGCGCAAGGACTCCGGCATCTTCAGCCGGCAGAACGTCGTGCGCACCAACGCCTTCTTCGCGCGCTTCGGCGGGCTCGCCGTCATCGCGGCGCGCTTCGTGCCCATCGTCCGCACCTTCGCGCCCATCGCCGCCGGCGTCGGCCACATGGACTACCGCAAGTACTCCCTCTACAACGCGATCGGCGCCCTCATCTGGGGCGCGGGCCTCACCTTCCTGGGCCACCTGCTCAACGGCTTCCCGCCGATCCGCGACTTCGTCACGCACTACATCGACTACGTGCTCCTGGGGGCCGTGTTCGTCACGGTCGTGCCCGCGGCGATCCACTTCCTGCGGGCGCGCAAGCACGCGCGCGACGAGGAGGCGGCGGGCGTCACGCACGACGGCGAGGACCTCGCGCTCACCCGCGAGGAGTTCGACCAGGACCCCTCGAACGACCCGCGGCGCTGA
- a CDS encoding CpaF family protein, with the protein MQTRPPLDTIAGRVRERLRDEGATADPAGTAAVVREEVRRFAEQALGSDSRLLDDEAATERQVLARITGFGALQPLLDDDSIEEIWINAPTRVFVARSGVPELTPLVLTDAEVRDLVERMLQSSGRRVDLSTPFVDASLPDGSRLHVVIPDVTRRHWAVNIRKFSRRIRDLDHLVALGSLPLQAAEFLRMSVRAGLSIVVSGATHTGKTTMIDALLSAARASDRIVTVEETFELDPAGRDVVAMQCRQPSLEGSGEITLRRLIKEALRMRPDRLVVGEVREAECLDLLIALNSGVPGMCSIHANSAREALVKLCTLPLLAGRNIDSAFVVPTVATSVDLVVHLEVLPSGARRVVEILAPGGRHSGMVIEASSVFALEDGILTATGGQPAHLGKFRAAGLDPLRVLVGAA; encoded by the coding sequence GTGCAGACGCGGCCCCCCCTCGACACCATCGCCGGACGCGTTCGCGAGCGACTGCGGGACGAGGGCGCGACCGCAGATCCAGCGGGCACCGCGGCCGTGGTGCGCGAGGAGGTCCGGCGGTTCGCCGAGCAGGCGCTCGGATCCGACTCCCGCCTCCTCGACGACGAGGCCGCGACCGAGCGGCAGGTGCTGGCGCGGATAACGGGCTTCGGTGCCCTCCAGCCGCTCCTCGACGACGACTCGATCGAGGAGATCTGGATCAACGCGCCCACGCGCGTCTTCGTGGCGCGGTCGGGCGTCCCGGAGCTGACCCCGCTCGTCCTGACCGATGCCGAGGTGCGCGACCTCGTCGAGCGGATGCTGCAGTCCTCCGGTCGTCGGGTGGACCTGTCGACGCCCTTCGTGGACGCGTCCCTGCCCGACGGGTCGCGGCTGCACGTGGTGATCCCGGACGTGACGCGGCGGCACTGGGCCGTCAACATCCGCAAGTTCTCGCGGCGGATCCGCGACCTCGACCACCTGGTGGCCCTCGGCAGCCTGCCGCTGCAGGCTGCCGAGTTCCTGCGCATGAGCGTGCGGGCGGGCCTGTCCATCGTGGTCAGCGGCGCGACGCACACAGGCAAGACCACGATGATCGACGCGCTCCTGTCCGCGGCGCGCGCCTCGGACCGCATCGTCACGGTCGAGGAGACGTTCGAGCTGGATCCGGCGGGTCGCGACGTCGTGGCCATGCAGTGCCGGCAGCCGAGCCTCGAGGGTTCGGGCGAGATCACGCTGCGGCGGCTCATCAAGGAGGCGCTGCGGATGCGGCCGGACCGGCTCGTGGTCGGCGAGGTGCGGGAGGCGGAGTGCCTCGACCTCCTCATCGCGCTCAACTCGGGCGTGCCCGGCATGTGCTCCATCCACGCGAACAGCGCGCGCGAGGCGCTCGTCAAGCTGTGCACGCTGCCGCTGCTGGCCGGCCGCAACATCGACTCGGCGTTCGTCGTGCCGACCGTCGCGACGTCGGTGGACCTGGTCGTGCACCTCGAGGTGCTGCCGTCAGGCGCGCGGCGGGTGGTCGAGATCCTCGCCCCCGGCGGTCGGCACTCGGGCATGGTCATCGAGGCGAGCTCGGTGTTCGCCCTGGAGGACGGGATCCTGACGGCCACCGGCGGGCAGCCCGCGCACCTGGGCAAGTTCCGCGCGGCCGGGCTCGATCCGCTGCGCGTGCTGGTGGGGGCGGCGTGA
- the xylB gene encoding xylulokinase produces MLIVTTKTLVAGIDSSTQSCKVVVRDLDTGALVRSGRASHPDGTEVDPAHWWDALLSAIADAGGLDDVAAISVGGQQHGMVCLDERGAVVRDALLWNDTRSAQAAADLRDELGAETWASATGVVPVASFTATKLRWLRDTEPENAARVAAIALPHDWLTWRLLGHGVGSPDLAALATDRSDASGTAYWSSVTGEYRLDLLERALGRVVGLPRVLGPGESAGVTGDGIPGVPAGIPVGPGAGDNAAAALGLGAVPGDVVVSIGTSGTVFAVTADPITDASGTVAGFADATGNFLPLIATLNAARVLDGGARLLGVDHARLSDLALEAPAGSDGLVLLPYFEGERTPNLPDATASLHGMTLRNSTPASMARAHVEGMLCGLADGLDAITRQGVQVERVLLIGGGAKSRAVREIAPTIFGVPIHVPDAGEFVADGAAKQAAWILTGSVPEWPLAGDEVFDAPGVPAVRQAYAAAKAELGY; encoded by the coding sequence ATGTTGATCGTGACAACGAAGACACTCGTAGCAGGCATCGACTCCTCCACGCAGAGCTGCAAGGTGGTCGTCCGCGACCTCGACACGGGCGCCCTCGTGCGCTCCGGCCGCGCGTCCCACCCCGACGGCACGGAGGTGGATCCCGCGCACTGGTGGGACGCGCTCCTCTCCGCCATCGCCGACGCCGGCGGCCTCGACGACGTCGCCGCCATCTCCGTCGGCGGCCAGCAGCACGGCATGGTCTGCCTCGACGAACGGGGCGCCGTCGTCCGCGACGCGCTCCTCTGGAACGACACGCGCTCCGCGCAGGCCGCCGCCGACCTCCGCGACGAGCTCGGCGCCGAGACCTGGGCGAGCGCCACGGGCGTGGTCCCGGTCGCGTCCTTCACCGCCACCAAGCTCCGCTGGCTCCGCGACACCGAGCCCGAGAACGCCGCCCGTGTGGCCGCCATCGCCCTCCCGCACGACTGGCTGACCTGGCGCCTGCTCGGCCACGGCGTCGGATCCCCGGACCTCGCCGCCCTCGCCACCGACCGCTCCGACGCGAGCGGCACCGCGTACTGGTCGAGCGTCACGGGGGAGTACCGCCTCGACCTGCTGGAGCGCGCGCTCGGCCGCGTGGTCGGCCTGCCGCGGGTCCTCGGGCCCGGCGAGTCCGCCGGCGTCACGGGCGACGGGATCCCCGGCGTCCCTGCCGGCATCCCCGTCGGCCCCGGCGCGGGCGACAACGCGGCCGCCGCGCTCGGCCTCGGCGCGGTGCCGGGCGACGTGGTCGTGTCGATCGGCACGTCCGGCACGGTGTTCGCCGTCACGGCGGATCCCATCACCGACGCCTCCGGCACGGTCGCCGGCTTCGCGGACGCCACGGGCAACTTCCTCCCGCTCATCGCGACCCTCAACGCCGCCCGCGTGCTCGACGGCGGCGCCCGGCTCCTCGGCGTCGACCACGCGCGGCTGTCCGACCTCGCGCTCGAGGCGCCCGCGGGATCCGACGGCCTCGTGCTCCTGCCCTACTTCGAGGGCGAGCGCACCCCCAACCTGCCCGACGCGACCGCGTCCCTCCACGGCATGACCCTCCGCAACAGCACGCCCGCGTCCATGGCCCGCGCGCACGTCGAGGGCATGCTGTGCGGCCTGGCCGACGGGCTCGACGCGATCACGCGCCAGGGCGTGCAGGTGGAGCGCGTGCTCCTCATCGGCGGCGGGGCGAAGAGCCGCGCCGTGCGCGAGATCGCGCCGACGATCTTCGGCGTCCCCATCCACGTGCCGGACGCGGGCGAGTTCGTCGCCGACGGCGCCGCGAAGCAGGCCGCGTGGATCCTCACGGGCAGCGTCCCCGAGTGGCCCCTCGCGGGCGACGAGGTCTTCGACGCGCCGGGCGTGCCCGCGGTGCGCCAGGCGTACGCGGCGGCGAAGGCGGAGCTGGGGTACTGA